In Citrus sinensis cultivar Valencia sweet orange chromosome 4, DVS_A1.0, whole genome shotgun sequence, one DNA window encodes the following:
- the LOC102623959 gene encoding uncharacterized protein LOC102623959: MEKQEEVVTVKLRAIEATAESFKEYGQVIEASADGEEFGPQDAQLDLSRGIPRFYIMHLENRPLKFSTITHHASVTQCLGSIGGHVWYLGVAKPSILDSTETEGDMGTNIVRSHCGHFYVPPAIEDVRVFKIAGPKFLKLNRGTWHAGPLFKADDMDFYNLELSNTNVVDHTTHSFKKNGVVYTIDD, encoded by the exons ATGGAGAAACAAGAAGAGGTGGTGACAGTGAAGCTGAGGGCAATAGAAGCAACAGCAGAGAGCTTTAAAGAATATGGGCAAGTGATAGAGGCTTCTGCCGACGGTGAAGAGTTTGGTCCTCAAGATGCTCAGTTAGATCTTAGCCGTGGGATACCAAG GTTTTACATTATGCACTTGGAAAACCGACCACTCAAGTTTTCCACAATTACACATCATGCAAGCGTAACTCAATGCCTAGGATCAATCGGCGGTCATGTTTGGTATCTTGGAGTTGCAAAGCCATCCATCCTTGATTCAACAGAAACTGAAGGAGACATGGGCACAAACATCGTGCGGTCACATTGTGGTCATTTCTATGTTCCTCCTGCCATTGAGGATGTGCGTGTTTTCAAAATAGCAGGTCCTAAGTTCCTTAAACTTAATCGTGGAACATGGCATGCTGGGCCTTTGTTTAAGGCTGACGACATGGACTTCTACAATCTAGAACTGAGCAACACCAAT GTGGTGGATCACACAACACACAGCTTCAAGAAGAATGGGGTGGTCTATACTATTGATGACTGA
- the LOC102623665 gene encoding protein GET4 has protein sequence MSRQRPKRTALPPAQENIDKLEKIVNEGNFYGAQQMYKSISARYVAAQRYSEALDLLHAGACLQLKNNQLTCGAELAVSFVEALVKGKVAYANENLDRVRKIYELFPQIPVPHNLEDDDDLHELTEALGAAKLRVEGCSSFLKAAIKWSIEFGAPKTGSPELHVMLAEYLYSESPELDMARVSFHFVRGNNPEKFASTIVNFMGKCYPGEDDLAVARAILMYLSLGNMKDANYIMDEVKKQVENKQLQLQPSDLIQFVFYVLQTLERDALPLFNMLRANYKASIEREPAFNEMLDDIAEKFFGVKRRNPMQGIFGDIFKMM, from the exons ATGTCGCGCCAAAGGCCAAAACGCACCGCTTTACCGCCGGCACAAGAG AATATTGATAAACTAGAGAAAATTGTGAATGAAGGAAACTTTTATGGAGCTCAACAAATGTACAAGTCTATTAGTGCACG ATATGTAGCTGCACAGAGATATTCTGAAGCATTGGATCTTTTACATGCTGGAGCATGCCTCcagttgaaaaacaaccag ctTACGTGTGGGGCAGAGCTAGCTGTGTCTTTCGTGGAGGCACTTGTTAAGGGGAAAGTTGCTTATGCTAATGAAAACCTTG aTCGTGTCAGAAAGATCTATGAGTTATTTCCCCAGATTCCAGTGCCGCATAACTTGGAGGATGATGACGATCTTCACGAACTTACTGAAGCCCTTGGTGCAGCAAAATTGCGCGTAGAGGGCTGCTCATCATTCTTAAAGGCTGCTATTAA gTGGTCTATAGAGTTTGGAGCTCCTAAAACTGGGTCCCCGGAGCTTCATGTTATGCTAGCTGAATATTTATATTCAGAATCCCCTGAACTG GACATGGCAAGAGTATCATTTCATTTTGTCAGAGGAAACAACCCAGAGAAGTTTGCATCTACTATAGTCAATTTTATGGGCAAG TGTTATCCTGGTGAAGATGATCTGGCAGTTGCACGAGCAATTCTAAT GTATTTATCTTTGGGTAATATGAAAGATGCTAATTATATCATGGACGAAGTAAAGAAGCAAGTGGAAAATAAGCAGCTTCAGCTCCAACCATCAGATCTAatacaatttgttttttatgttttgcaAAC GTTGGAAAGAGATGCTTTACCACTCTTTAATATGTTGAGAGCCAATTACAAGGCAAGTATAGAAAGGGAACCGGCATTTAATGAG ATGCTAGATGACATAGCGGAGAAGTTTTTTGGAGTTAAGCGTAGAAATCCCATGCAAGGAATTTTTGGGGATATCTTCAAg ATGATGTGA
- the LOC102622890 gene encoding salt stress-induced hydrophobic peptide ESI3: MGSETFLEVILAILLPPVGVFLRYGCGVEFWICLLLTVLGYIPGIIYAIYVLVG; this comes from the exons ATGGGTTCCGAGACTTTCCTGGAAGTGATTCTGGCCATTCTGCTTCCTCCTGTTGGTGTCTTCCTACGTTATGGCTGtggg GTGGAGTTCTGGATATGTTTGTTGCTGACAGTATTGGGCTACATACCGGGGATTATATATGCGATTTATGTGTTAGTtggatga
- the LOC102623192 gene encoding uncharacterized protein LOC102623192, translated as MSSEIMQAAKVYRQLLKAVKNHIGKEDYKMHFMEYVMQEFRKNSKLSDPSSIRQKIKLAHDYTFLLNSVHHHKDLLFSYNIAVDRSDEMKRILGKSAASVGLQLPEVYQP; from the exons ATGAGTTCTGAAATTATGCAAGCTGCTAAGGTGTATCGCCAACTCCTAAAAGCTGTCAAGAACCATATTGGCAAAGAAGATTACAAGATGCATTTCATGGAATATGTAATGCAAGAGTTTCGGAAGAACAGCAAACTATCCGATCCTTCTTCTATACGACAGAAGATCAAGCTAGCCCATGATTATACTTTTCTTCTTAACAGTGTGCATCATCACAAG GACTTATTGTTCTCGTACAATATTGCTGTAGATAGATCCGatgaaatgaaaagaataCTGGGGAAATCTGCTGCAAGTGTTGGCCTTCAACTTCCTGAAGTTTATCAGCCTTGA
- the LOC102624240 gene encoding pentatricopeptide repeat-containing protein At2g16880 → MNQAPSTTKTNPNPELVETLTKILTKDKTPLESLTQYTQHLTQPVLISLLSSKTLANLPNTLICFFKWAQDHLPPPLTQSPLPLLSLLPSLLDRCKYTDAKSLLVAFINNDRQHALHRYLLNPQMWNPRKNGYKSLKPLWDTCITAYVQCGKPHLAAQLFSKMKRLRMKPNSLTCHTLINSLVRHPSSHSILLANQVFEDMIYKLEVKPTTNTINVLIYGCCLENKITDALKWVDKMEGFGCLPDNVTYNTILDALFKKGKLNEVKDLLSDMKKRGLVPNRTTYNILVSGYCKLGWLKEAMRVVDLMIQNKSLPDVWTYNMLINGWCNAGMLEEAFRLRKEMESLKLLPDVVTYNTLINRFFESGRSMEAFKLIDELDEHGIKPNAVTHNIMIKWYCKEGKIDEACKIVRNMEENGFSPDCVTYNTLIDANCKAGNMEEAFRMMDVMGRKGLKMNTITLNTILHTLCCEKKLDEAYMLLNSASKRGYYLDEVSYGTLITGYFRDEKANRALKLWDEMKERQIMPSTFTYNAMIWGLSQSGKTEQAIDMLNELLQSGMIPDETTFNTIIHGFCSEGQVEKALQFHNKMVEKSFKPGIVTCNILLSGLCREGILEKALKFFRSWILKGKAVDSVTYNTLISSLCKERRLEDAFGLLSEMEEKKLGPDRYTYAAIHTALVESGRLEEAQKFTSIMVETGKINHQVVQPNTSKTPEEIDPSSISYSEKINEHCSQGRYKDALQIFEETRQKGIAINKSTYMNLMNGLIKRRKSISKAVD, encoded by the coding sequence ATGAACCAAGCACcatcaacaacaaaaacaaacccTAACCCAGAATTAGTAGAAACCCTAACAAAAATCCTGACCAAAGACAAAACCCCACTTGAATCTCTCACTCAATACACTCAACACTTAACACAACCAGTGCTcatctctcttctctcttccAAAACCCTAGCCAATCTTCCCAACACACTCATCTGTTTCTTCAAGTGGGCCCAGGACCATTTGCCCCCTCCTCTTACTCAATCCCCTCTCCCTCTCCTTTCCCTTCTCCCTTCACTTTTAGACCGTTGCAAATACACCGATGCAAAATCTTTACTCGTTGCATTCATCAACAACGACCGCCAGCATGCGCTTCATAGGTATTTGCTCAATCCCCAGATGTGGAACCCCAGGAAAAATGGTTACAAGTCGTTAAAACCTCTTTGGGATACCTGCATTACTGCTTATGTTCAATGCGGAAAACCCCATTTGGCGGCGCAGCTTTTTAGCAAGATGAAAAGGTTGAGGATGAAGCCTAACTCGCTGACTTGCCATACGCTTATAAATTCTTTGGTAAGACACCCGTCTTCACATTCTATTTTGCTTGCGAATCAAGTTTTCGAGGATATGATTTATAAACTTGAAGTGAAACCAACTACTAATACTATTAATGTGTTGATATACGGGTGTTGCTTAGAGAACAAGATTACAGATGCGCTTAAATGGGTGGATAAAATGGAGGGTTTTGGTTGTTTGCCTGATAACGTGACTTATAATACGATTTTAGATGCTTTGTTTAAGAAAGGGAAGTTGAATGAGGTTAAGGATTTGCTGTCAGATATGAAGAAACGAGGGTTGGTTCCGAATAGAactacatataatattttggttTCTGGGTATTGTAAATTGGGATGGTTAAAGGAGGCGATGAGAGTTGTGGATTTGATGATACAGAATAAATCATTGCCAGATGTTTGGACATATAATATGTTGATCAATGGGTGGTGCAATGCAGGCATGTTGGAAGAAGCATTTAGGCTGAGGAAGGAGATGGAAAGTTTGAAGTTGTTGCCTGATGTGGTTACATATAATACGTTGATTAACAGGTTTTTTGAATCTGGTCGTAGCATGGAGGCATTTAAGTTGATTGACGAGTTGGATGAGCATGGAATCAAGCCAAATGCAGTTACTCATAATATAATGATTAAGTGGTATTGCAAAGAAGGGAAGATAGACGAAGCCTGTAAAATTGTGAGGAATATGGAAGAAAATGGGTTTTCACCAGATTGTGTAACTTACAATACATTGATAGATGCAAATTGTAAAGCTGGAAACATGGAAGAAGCATTCAGAATGATGGATGTGATGGGGAGGAAAGGCTTGAAGATGAATACTATTACATTAAATACCATTCTCCATACTCTATGTTGTGAGAAGAAGCTTGATGAGGCATACATGTTGCTCAATAGTGCCAGTAAGAGGGGTTATTATCTTGATGAGGTGAGCTATGGCACTTTGATAACAGGGTACTTCAGAGATGAAAAGGCAAACAGAGCATTGAAGCTTTGGGATGAGATGAAAGAGAGACAAATCATGCCTAGCACTTTTACCTATAATGCTATGATTTGGGGGCTAAGTCAGTCAGGGAAGACTGAGCAAGCCATTGACATGTTGAATGAGCTTCTTCAGAGTGGTATGATTCCGGATGAAACTACGTTTAATACGATTATTCATGGGTTCTGCAGCGAGGGTCAGGTTGAGAAAGCATTGCAGTTTCATAACAAAATGGTTGAGAAGTCGTTCAAGCCAGGCATTGTTACTTGTAATATTCTTCTTTCTGGACTTTGTAGAGAGGGTATACTAGAAAAGGCTCTGAAGTTCTTCAGGTCATGGATTTTGAAAGGGAAGGCCGTCGATTCAGTTACTTACAATACATTGATATCTAGCCTATGCAAGGAACGTAGACTTGAGGATGCATTTGGTCTTCTCTctgaaatggaagaaaagaaattagggCCTGATCGATATACTTATGCTGCCATCCATACTGCACTTGTTGAGTCTGGTAGGTTAGAGGAAGCACAGAAATTCACTTCAATAATGGTTGAAACTGGAAAAATAAACCATCAGGTGGTGCAACCAAATACTTCTAAGACTCCAGAGGAAATTGATCCAAGCTCCATTTCTTACTCGGAGAAAATCAATGAACACTGCAGTCAAGGGAGATACAAGGATGCATTACAGATTTTTGAAGAAACAAGACAGAAGGGTATCGCTATAAATAAGTCCACCTACATGAATCTTATGAATGGGCTTATCAAGAGACGAAAAAGCATATCCAAAGCAGTTGATTAG